A section of the Bacillus pumilus genome encodes:
- a CDS encoding spore germination protein: protein MNQTPLKEHLYDNLSVILPQLKEMDDLVHEKKMLPHGQVVYYLYIKEMNKKMEIQTFLKLLLQDHTSLTKEKLESNLSMMTTRSVKTSEELVDAIFEGHCVVLINGFKHAYILETNGTKKRSLGDATSETVVRGPKIGFIEDLNTNLALVRQRLKNPDVKTVDMKIGLQKYTQVAIMYIDGIVQVPVLKEVKKRLKQVTIDDIQDSGVLEELIEDNVYSPFPQIQNTERPDKVASALNNGRVAIFVDHSPFVLVVPASLATIMQSPDDYYERWIAASLIRMLRFTSIFLTLFLSAIYIALVSFHQGLLPTTLAITISSTRENVPFSPIVEALIMEITIELLREAGLRLPNPLGQTIGLVGGVVIGQAAVQAHIVSSIMVIIVSVIALASFTVPQYGMGMSFRVLRFVSMFAAATFGLYGIALFMLVLLTHLTRQKSFGTPYFSPDFVFSYKNEDNSIIRLPLKNQQKGERDGQS, encoded by the coding sequence TTGAATCAGACTCCATTGAAAGAGCACTTATACGATAATCTCTCCGTCATTCTCCCGCAATTAAAGGAAATGGATGATTTGGTCCATGAGAAAAAAATGCTGCCTCACGGGCAAGTTGTTTACTATTTATACATAAAAGAAATGAACAAAAAGATGGAGATTCAAACCTTTTTAAAGCTGCTTCTCCAAGATCATACGTCTCTGACGAAAGAGAAGCTCGAATCTAATTTATCCATGATGACCACTCGTTCGGTCAAGACCTCTGAAGAATTGGTTGATGCAATTTTTGAAGGTCATTGCGTAGTGCTAATTAACGGATTTAAGCATGCTTATATATTAGAAACAAATGGAACGAAGAAACGCAGTTTAGGGGATGCTACCTCTGAAACAGTCGTAAGAGGACCCAAAATTGGCTTTATTGAAGATTTAAATACGAATTTAGCGCTTGTAAGACAGCGCTTGAAAAATCCTGATGTCAAAACCGTCGATATGAAGATTGGTCTACAGAAATACACCCAAGTCGCCATCATGTATATCGACGGTATCGTACAAGTACCTGTTTTAAAGGAAGTCAAAAAGCGGCTCAAGCAAGTAACCATTGATGATATACAGGACTCTGGTGTTCTTGAGGAGCTCATTGAAGATAATGTATACTCTCCTTTTCCACAAATTCAAAATACAGAAAGGCCAGATAAAGTGGCGTCTGCTTTAAATAATGGCCGGGTTGCCATCTTTGTCGATCATTCACCTTTTGTGCTCGTTGTACCTGCTTCGCTCGCGACAATTATGCAATCACCTGATGATTATTATGAAAGGTGGATCGCTGCCTCACTCATTCGTATGCTGCGGTTTACCTCAATCTTTCTGACGTTATTTTTATCAGCCATTTATATTGCACTTGTGTCATTCCATCAAGGTCTTTTGCCAACCACTTTGGCGATTACAATCTCGAGCACAAGGGAAAATGTCCCATTTTCACCCATTGTCGAAGCTCTCATCATGGAAATAACGATTGAACTGCTGCGGGAAGCTGGCTTAAGGCTGCCAAATCCACTTGGACAGACGATCGGACTTGTTGGCGGCGTTGTTATTGGACAGGCTGCCGTTCAGGCACATATTGTCAGCTCGATTATGGTGATTATCGTGAGTGTCATTGCACTTGCATCCTTTACTGTTCCTCAATATGGGATGGGCATGTCCTTTCGTGTGCTTCGTTTTGTGTCCATGTTTGCTGCGGCGACCTTTGGTTTATACGGGATTGCGCTGTTTATGCTCGTCCTCCTTACTCATCTCACGCGGCAAAAAAGTTTTGGCACACCGTATTTCTCACCAGATTTTGTGTTCAGCTATAAAAACGAAGACAATTCCATTATTCGATTGCCCTTAAAAAATCAACAGAAAGGAGAACGAGATGGTCAATCATAA